A genomic window from Salvia miltiorrhiza cultivar Shanhuang (shh) chromosome 5, IMPLAD_Smil_shh, whole genome shotgun sequence includes:
- the LOC130985348 gene encoding uncharacterized protein LOC130985348, protein MAWAGRSYKNALRVLKSLFARLLEVFRRSGPLRDIVLSLQKEVVEGDLLRDCVELGAGDLKGLVQIVKDITRQYFPAAASRSEL, encoded by the exons ATGGCCTGGGCTGGTCGAAGTTACAAAAACGCCCTTAGGGTTTTGAAGTCGCTCTTCGCTCGACTGCTCGAAGTTTTCCGTCGATCT GGACCGTTACGGGATATAGTGCTGAGCCTTCAGAAAGAAGTGGTGGAGGGTGATCTGCTTAGGGACTGCGTTGAATTAGGAGCTGGTGACCTTAAGGGTTTAGTGCAAATTGTCAAGGACATTACTCGCCAATATTTTCCTGCTGCTGCTTCGAGGAGTGAACTGTAA